In the Schistocerca nitens isolate TAMUIC-IGC-003100 unplaced genomic scaffold, iqSchNite1.1 HiC_scaffold_519, whole genome shotgun sequence genome, gctttgcgtgcgtgcgttccgtttggagtttcgacgtgacgtgtgtgatgatggatgcgggagggcgcggctgagtccggtgtgtgcgtggtttgtttgtggcgcgggccggatcatcgatcggatcagctgtttggtttggtttggtttgtcctgtgcctgtgtgtttggagagcgcgcgcggcggcccgcgtgtcgtccgtcgtcgggccgttacgcgctcttttaattatgaacatattaacaatgatcacatcacattattggtgtattgatgtcgttgtcgttgtttggaacgcgactgtgcgtgcgtggaggggtgcagaaaaaatgtgtgtgtgttcggccacacgggctgtggacaagatggcggacgtgcgccggcgctgtggacgttgttgtaaagtgcggcgaggacgacggaaactttgctttggacgtaggtttgtgtggtggccctgaaaagggccgattgttgtgaggcgagccggcaaggcaaaggcgcgtttgcgtttgcgtgcagggagcacgcaagcgcagcgccgcggtccctgtttaggccttcttctcggtcttctttggcagcaggacggcctggatgttgggcaggacaccaccctgtgcgatggtgacgcccgacaagagcttgttgagctcctcgtcgttgcggatggcgagctgcaggtggcgcgggatgatgcgcgtcttcttgttgtcgcgggccgcgtttccggccagctcgagcacctcagccgcgaggtactccatgacggcggcgaggtagacgggcgccccggcgccgacgcgctcggcgtagtttcccttgcgcaggaggcggtggattctgccgaccgggaactggagcccagccctgcttgagcgggactttgacttgcccttgactttgcctccctttccgcgtccggacatggcgtttggctagtggcgtaagcgctaaacacgtaaccgtaacggtgcgagccgcagcgagtcgagcagcggagtgcgtgcgtgtgccggcggcggcggggtgggggtccctttatgggctcgggtgcggcggccggttgcgcgcgcgccccattggtcggcggccgcaacagggcgagctggtaaaggtgcggtgttgcggtagcggcgggtgccactgtgtggggagacgctgactagagcggagcgcttgctgcctgttgttgtacgttcgagatgccgcccaagactagcgggaaggccgccaagaaggccggcaaggcgcagaagaacatttcgaagggcgacaagaagaagaagcgcaagaggaaggagagctatgccatctacatctacaaggtgctgaagcaggtgcaccccgacacgggcatctcgtcgaaggcgatgagcatcatgaacagcttcgtgaacgacattttcgagcgcattgcggccgaggcgtctcgcctggcgcactacaacaagcgctcgaccatcacgtcccgcgagatccagacggctgtgcggctcttgctgcctggcgagctggccaagcacgccgtgagcgagggcacgaaggcggtgaccaagtacacgagctccaagtaaggaggaggttgttacttcggctcttggaaggaaggaaggaaggaaggaaggaaggaaggaaggaagctccctccgttgcgagagcggcaaaacggcccttttcagggccaccaaattgcctttgcgggaagagcggaattgtttgtgtgtgtgtgagtgagtgagtgagtgagtgagtgagaggggcggcatagctacccggtttggttggttgcgaggcagctggtggtgctgctgtgccgtggtggtgtggtctcgaatgtggttgtggttgtggttactggggtacggccgcgagggtttggttgccgccggtgtgacgtggaatgcgtgcacgagtcttggcgtggttgtttgtcgacacacagatagatcgataggaggtgttggtgctgtctgtggcgctgattcatgtctttgtctccgtctgcccggttagtcacgtgactgcaattgaaagtcctcgcgattgattgattgttggatgtcaccgttacggccgtctgttgtcacatcatacatgatggcgagggtgaaatgttgtgttgccgtcgactattccctttgctgtacggcgcgttggtgtgtgtgtgttggtgacgttttaaatggacgtgtcgtactatcatccattacgaagtcgccaagaaatgtacgggcgggtggggtaggcgacacgcacggtggtgtacctatttggcccttgatttgatgatagccgtttctgcagtttgactgatgattgattggactgttgtgcgcacgcacgtcattcacggtgcacgtgtgttcggttgagtacagtaagcgtgaggctagacgacgacggtcgttgtttgttgttatgggcgtacacgcgtttcgttggtctgtgtcccccggtgtgaaatggcaggtgtgtcggtgatgtgatccgatccggcggctctgagtaactgtcaatatcggcgcggtacactcaatatcggcgcggtacaccggcgtcatggcaacgtgtcggtgttcacaccagtcgcactgtggcaccgtcggcgccgcgaacggtgacgaaaggctgacctttgatcggtcgagtgtcgtgtctgggcagaacgtgtggaatgagcaaaactgttggggacggaaacaatggtggaggaggggaacggaaagtaataaaacaaacaaaatggagaagcaatcaccggaaaacgaagcagggaaaaacggagaggcgctgtctatagcaacggaacgttcccgtgcattgcagccgcactgaaaggcgtttacggcgcggctgcaggtgtcggccgtggtgacggctgaattgcattgccttcccggatgaaacgttcgccgacatggctcggaggaggaatctatgagaatgcgttgcccttgcctgccgtttcgtgtgccctcctgttgtgtacgctgttgttgtccggtgtagcgaagggtgtgtatgtaggggtgtgtgtgtgtttagtggggaattggaaggtcgatagctgccgtcacggtcaagataacgcagtcaaaggtgtcgcgaaaaagtgtgttagccgtggttggttggttcgtgtgttttaaagagaatggacgagagagagaaagtaggtggagagtgcgttgcgtgttgcctaactgcgtccgcgaatatggcagtagttggtggtgggcgtgcccttgcatgtggcccggaaggcgtgtccgtttcgcggtagtggcaccgctgctggcatattcgggagatgggaggggcgcgaaaggagaaaggagacgcggaggcttttaaagacggggagggcgcgtgtgggtggctcgcgctgcgctcggcggttgtgtttgtgcaacaaatgtgttgccgggaggggaccgttgttgtggtgcggttgtagcctcagacgcggccggcagtgaacgtgagacgacggatgcgggccggggcggcgcatgtcgccggtgccatgccttttaagagccgcgtggtcgggggtgtgcgcaccgtgtgtcgtgttgcgagacagcatcatttgtgctgcgtggcgtggcgtggcgtgggggcgaggagagcgagccgcgcggtgtgcttgtgcgccggagaatggcacactgcgcctgcccgttgaggaggccgatggccgtggtgtggtggaaatggagcgcgtcggacgtgcaccaatgagaaagagaaacaaagcggcgacaacgaacgaaagggggagggaggccattgtgtcacatgcggcggtgggaggaaaaaaaaaaaaacaaacaaacaaacaaacaagaaacgaagacgtaagaaagaggagaaacaacaaagagaatgagtcgtgcgttcgcgagggggggtgcgcgtgtaactccggtacgcgcagtgccggagcccaacggctgtgtcgtcgacgccagtgcttgtcggccgaatgggtgcgggaatagaggcagcgtcggcacggagaagcaagcaagaaggaaggacgcacgcgcgctgcggcgtttggcgcggtttgcggctggcgcctttggtggcaacggccgggacaagcagcggtgtatggtggtgtgcggggcggacaggggcggcggcggtggtggactgggaggaggcgaggcggcgccgacggtggcgtgtggtacggcgaaaacgggacggacggacggcggatgttggagaggcgccgcgcacgcagacacatggaaggaaggaaggaacgaacgcaagggaacaaatggagggggcgaatgtggagatgcgggcaggcggtggtgtttgtgggcatgtggtggggagaagggcgggggcgggaggacagaggcgaggcgactgcgtgcttgctcgctcgctcgcgtgtcttttgtttttgtgtttgtttttccatcgtttggtcgccttggagcctgtcggtcccgtccgtgtgtggccacgcttcgggtgcgtgtatgtttgtacgtttcgtttgttcgtcttctgcagcagaggcggtgcgcggcagtgggaacgcctgcctggcggctgggacggccagcaaatgcggttggatgggcggccacagcaccgcacctgtgcccaaggaggcgacgctggcggcggggccccctcggatgcggccggctgggggctgtgtgcgctgccgctgccgctgccgccgccgccgccgccgccgccgccgccgccgccgccgccgccgccgccgccgccgccggtgctggtgctggtgctggtgcagcagcaacaacgacgaacaacgagtaagcaagaagaggacgaagcggatggctggtgggtgagtgcatttatttaggcggtcgacaaggcagtgcgtgatgtggcgttgtgacgggggtttgctcacgtggcctcgtttgtgttgatgcgcaggaagatgagatgcgggcagacgcagacgcgtacagagagacgagcccggtctgcagcaggatgtgtggcgcggcgcgccgagtgcagagcagcgcgcgccgcctgggccgggctgggcccgcccggcggcgggccgcgctgttgtcgcggacgtgagcgccccctggcgggtggtcggaggcggcgcggtggacgtgtgtccggttggccagtgcacattgcgagtggctggctggcggtcggcggcgagacgggagaggaggtatgtgtcgcgggcgcctttgctgcgctgcgtcgttgcgtgcctgggcgtgcgcctgtcgactgtgtgtgactgtgttgggcgttgtgccacgtacgtgtgtgctcggccgaaggcgtcggaagaaaaagagagagagagacgggcgggaaagtgggtcggtgtgcgtgcgtcgcccgtgatgcgatgatgtcgcgtcatgtcatgtcatgtctttgcgaaacggctgccgagaggtgtgtggtggcgagcgggaatgtgcgtttggtggttgccggccggccggcagttgttggtggttcctcctgtgtggttgtttgtgctgctttgatggcaacgtggaaggacgccggtttttccgtgccttgcgtgtggttgtgtcgacggtgactggttgggggtgtgcgccgatgcacgtgccatgttgttatgtttgggtcgtgagtgtgtttttggctgtgttgttgtgtacgggaagggggagagaggaggaggcggcggcggcggcggcggcggcgggggtgatagtgcgtgcagtagtgccgttgcgacgggcgtcgggtggagccgtgcgtagtggcggaaaggtgtaggttgcgggaagcgagcccgtcgcgtgtcgtcgtcgacgacggggtcgcgtgcgctgtgaatcgagagtggcgggaaaggggcagcgtgccgctgtgtcgtggtcgttagcagaggcctgtgtgcctgtccgtttgttttctgtcggacgcttggtgcgaggtgtttgttttgttttgttgccgccgccgcggttgtttttgtttgtcggctgtgctgtgtcggtgggtcggcgagctgttttgcggtgcgtgaatgtgttggtgcaaaagtggcggcggcgtcatggctgcgaccgcgacgagccgcgggcgcgccattgatgatgttgaacacagagcggctgtgtgcaatgggaggccttgtgtacgggtagcggtgttgtcgtacgtgcatccggcccggtgcggaaagcgccgttgcggttgcgggttgcctctggtcgcgacgtgtggtgctcggctttgtgggtttttttggtgcccctttggccggtgggtggtgtttgttgttttgtgtgtgtgtgtgtgtgtgtgtgtgtggtcggtctctttggcgctcggtatatatctgcctcctgctcggtcttgttgtcgacgtcgtctgtagttttttgcggcttgccgacgaccgaccgaccgaactactacctacctgtgacagctacgtgtggcgcccgaaggtgaacgtaacgtgacctcggcgcccttagcctaacctaagatgtccggccgtaaggtaggtgcggccacctgacgcctcacgtccgaacgcttaacctaactttgacgcctaacctaactttaacccttaacctaacccacgtccacctaacgtaacctaacctaacccaagcgacgccaaccctaacctaaggtgttgtacactgcgaatgtcgaaggcatgttatagtcttaggtggagagcactacacgcaacaagcggctacacgggtagcaggggttgtgtggcgtgggctgggcggttttgttaggttagatggccttgggcaagtacagaaagggggcaacagcagcctcaacgggtgcggggaccaagcagcaatcggtatcgtttgttaattgtcaactgtcgaagctgcgttggtacagtaccggaaccgcaagcgctgacagagaaagcaccgaagctctgcaatcgtgataaggtacagaaagctggctgacgccagggataaattctgccgaaattgtcacaaaggtacagacggtgttttagaaaggctcgattgcatgcaaccggtggtggtgtgttcgtcgctgtttgagtagtagttttgatcctgtagtgaagtagaggtggatggttcctgtgaaatattgtgggtggaggttacacccaacaaccgagctaggtttaataataattggctcctttgaccgacctcccgacgcagcagcattagtggcagaacaacggagagacggattttggaaacacatttcacatacattttcctcagcatgttagggtcttaggtggagatttcaatttacccgatatagactgggacactcagatgatgttcaggacgggtggtagggggacagagagcatcgagtgacattatactgagtgcactgtccgaaaatcacctcgagcaaaatgaacagagaaccgactcgtggagataacatcgtggacctacggatgacaaacagacccgaacgtgtttcgactctgtatgtgcagaacagggacgcagtgatcataaggccgttgcagggaggacggtgtatctatctgttttggctagcaagagtaatagaaggcagatttgcagacgacccgacagatgaaaaggcaaatgcctgttccgacactgacaatgttgagtgttcatggagaaagtgcaaggcaatggtaaaaatgcgtttttagacaggtacgtgccgagtgtcgaactgtgagggatgggaaaaaaaacccaccgtggtatactacaacaacaacgttaggaaactgttgcgaaagcaaagagagcttcacccaaagtttaaacgcagccaaaacctccgagacaaacagaagctaaacgatgtccaaagtgtgagcgtaaggagggctatgcgtgaagcgttcagtgaattcgaaagtagaacaaaccctatgtaccgacgttgacagaaaatgctaggacgttccggtcttgcgttgaatcagtaagtggctcgaaacagcatatccagacactccggcatggtgatggcattgaaacagaggatgacacgcgtaaagctgtgaaatacctaaacacctgtttccaaagctgtttcacagaggacggaccgcactgcagttccgtctctaaatgctcgcacgaacgagaaaccggctgacatcgaaataagtgtccaaggaggaatgggaaagtccgccggacccgacgggattaccaattcgcgattcctacacagggtacgcgaaacaacctgccccccttctaacagccgtgtaccgcaagtctctggagaggaagggagggttccaaatgattggaaaagagcacaggtagtcccagtcgtcgagcagatgcgcaaaaaccatagacccatatctctgacgtcgatgtgttgtagaacatgttgtttgctcgagtatcatgtcgtttgtggaaactccagagtctactatgtaggaatccatgttggattccggaaacagcgatcgtgtgtgagacccccagctcgctttatttgcgcatgagacccagaaaatatgagatacaggctcccaggtggatgccattgtcgttgacgtccggaaggcgttcgatacagctccgcaccgtcgcctgataaacgacgtaagagtctacagaatatcagaccaactgtgtggctggattgacgagatgttagcagacggaacacagcatgttgttatcaatggagagacagacgtctacagacgttaaagtaacccctggcgtgccacgggggagtgttatgggaccattgcttttcacaattcatatcatataaatgagctagtagatagtgccggacgttccatgcgtcgtttcgcggatgatgtgctgtatgtagtatacagagaggttgcaggacgatcggcagcggataggcacccggtgcagggagtggcaactgtccccttaacatagacaaatgtgatgtattgcgaatatacagaaagaaggatcgtttattgtatgattgattatatgatagcgggacaaacactggtagctgtgacgtctgtaaaatatgtatctgggagtatgcgtgcggaatgatttggaagtggaatgatgatcagataaaagtaattgttggtaaggcgggtaccaggttgagatgcactgggagaatgcttagcaaaaatgtagtccatcaacaaaggaggtggcttacaaaaacacgcgttcgaccgacccatacgtgagtgttgcccaccagtgtgggatgcgtagcaggtcgggttgacggaggagatagagaaaggtccaacgtttcgtcacagggttatgtggtaaccgtgatagttaagtggcagactctgcaagggaggcgctctctgcatcgcggtgtagcttgctcgccaggttttcgagagggtgcgtttccggatgaggtatcgaatatattgcttccccgtacgtatatacctcccgaggagatcccgaatgtagtaaaagtagagagattcgagcgcgcacggaggctttcagacagtcgttgttcccgcgaaccatacgcgactggaacggcaaagggaggcaatgacgacagtggcacgtaacgtaaaaagtgccctccgccacacaccgttgggtggcttgcggcgtataaatgtaggaggtcggctgtcgtgtgtgcttggaggcagattcggtgtgtctgtagttgcggacggcggtcagcccccctcgcgtaagcggcgaggggcggcggcgctcggttggccggtgccgatgttgcgcaggcggcgcccgttttgtttgcggcgggcaattttgtgagaaaggggcgcgaatgttggcgggcgaggtggcccgacggctgcgggccgatcgggaaacggtgggagggcgat is a window encoding:
- the LOC126232516 gene encoding uncharacterized protein LOC126232516, translating into MHVRQHRYPYTRPPIAHSRSVFNIINGAPAARRGRSHDAAATFAPTHSRTAKQLADPPTQHSRQTKTTAAAATKQNKHLAPSVRQKTNGQAHRPLLTTTTQRHAAPFPPLSIHSARDPVVDDDTRRARFPQPTPFRHYARLHPTPVATALLHALSPPPPPPPPPPPPLSPFPYTTTQPKTHSRPKHNNMARASAHTPNQSPSTQPHARHGKTGVLPRCHQSSTNNHTGGTTNNCRPAGNHQTHIPARHHTPLGSRFAKT